One genomic region from Chrysemys picta bellii isolate R12L10 chromosome 18, ASM1138683v2, whole genome shotgun sequence encodes:
- the RPL12 gene encoding large ribosomal subunit protein uL11: protein MPPKFDPNEIKVVFLRCTGGEVGATSALAPKIGPLGLSPKKVGDDIAKATGDWKGLRITVKLTIQNRQAQIEVVPSASALIIKALKEPPRDRKKQKNIKHSGSVSFDEIVNIARQMRHRSLARELSGTIKEILGTAQSVGCNIDGRHPHDVIDDINSGTIECPAN from the exons ATGCCGCCCAAGTTCGACCCCAACGAGATCAAAGTCG TGTTCCTGAGATGCACCGGCGGGGAGGTCGGTGCCACTTCTGCGCTGGCACCTAAAATCGGCCCTTTGGGTTTG TCTCCCAAAAAGGTTGGTGATGACATCGCCAAGGCAACAGGTGACTGGAAGGGGCTGAGGATCACAGTGAAACTCACTATCCAGAACAGGCAAGCTCAG ATTGAGGTTGTCCCTTCTGCCTCTGCTCTAATCATCAAAGCCCTCAAGGAGCCTCCTCGTGACAGGAAGAAGCAGAAGAACA TTAAACACAGTGGCAGTGTCAGCTTTGATGAGATAGTAAACATCGCACGCCAGATGAGGCACAGGTCCTTGGCCCGGGAGCTCTCTG GAACCATTAAGGAGATTCTAGGAACTGCTCAGTCTGTTGGCTGCAATATCGATGGCAGACATCCTCATGATGTCATTGACGACATCAACAGTGGCACAATAGAGTGCCCAGCT AACTGA